The Brevibacillus brevis genome contains a region encoding:
- a CDS encoding PAS domain-containing sensor histidine kinase, translating to MSTSSEVLSLMQSIFANVSDAILVIDHEGRIVKANAALEQMTGWTEEELIRDKHICELCLGMATCMEETSCTDCFFKRVQMPSFEMRLRTKSGVDYPVAASSARLEDEMQGKLVMILRDMSAQQRVEKERYQYKLTNFAIQAQEEERKRIARELHDGVGQALYSILVGLNVVRQRELNEPIMQHVTELVNMTSKAMEEVKRMALELRPSALDDLGLLPALRSLMKRVEKTFHIQVELHVQGEKRRYSAAMETALYRIVQEAMTNTAKYAKASHLGIMFENREKEIVVTIVDDGVGFEVEKTLKIGKGLGVFGMKERAQLLGGTVDIRSAPEEGTTVIVRIPVPKEGVEDDHSRLDR from the coding sequence ATGAGTACGTCGAGTGAAGTGCTTTCCCTGATGCAGTCGATCTTTGCCAACGTCAGTGATGCGATCCTGGTGATTGATCATGAGGGACGAATCGTAAAGGCTAATGCTGCGTTGGAGCAGATGACGGGCTGGACAGAAGAAGAGCTGATTCGAGATAAACATATTTGCGAGCTGTGTCTCGGAATGGCAACGTGTATGGAAGAAACGAGCTGCACAGATTGCTTTTTTAAGCGCGTGCAAATGCCTTCATTCGAGATGAGGCTCCGAACGAAATCAGGTGTGGATTACCCTGTCGCTGCCAGCTCTGCGAGACTAGAGGATGAAATGCAGGGGAAGCTGGTCATGATTTTGCGTGATATGTCTGCGCAACAGCGAGTGGAAAAAGAGCGCTACCAGTACAAGCTGACGAATTTTGCGATCCAAGCACAAGAAGAAGAACGAAAGCGCATCGCCCGGGAGCTGCATGATGGCGTAGGGCAGGCGCTTTATAGTATTTTAGTGGGACTGAACGTAGTCAGACAACGAGAATTGAACGAACCGATTATGCAGCATGTCACGGAATTGGTGAATATGACTTCCAAGGCGATGGAGGAAGTGAAGCGGATGGCGCTGGAGCTGCGTCCGTCTGCACTGGATGATCTCGGTTTACTGCCTGCATTACGTTCGTTGATGAAACGGGTGGAAAAGACTTTTCATATCCAGGTGGAGCTGCATGTTCAGGGGGAGAAACGCAGATACTCCGCTGCGATGGAAACCGCGTTGTACCGGATTGTACAGGAAGCCATGACCAATACGGCAAAATACGCAAAGGCGAGCCATCTGGGAATCATGTTCGAGAATAGGGAGAAGGAAATTGTCGTCACGATTGTGGATGACGGAGTAGGGTTTGAAGTAGAGAAAACATTGAAAATCGGCAAAGGTCTCGGTGTGTTTGGCATGAAGGAGCGTGCCCAGCTGCTTGGTGGTACCGTTGATATTCGCTCCGCACCCGAGGAAGGTACGACGGTAATCGTCCGAATTCCGGTGCCGAAGGAGGGGGTAGAGGATGACCATTCGCGTCTTGATCGCTGA
- a CDS encoding b(o/a)3-type cytochrome-c oxidase subunit 1, whose product MVIARKIDDTLPHVPVQRSAASLSLAYVWVAYIAFGLAAVAGMVQGMVRGGIMELPSWTNYYQILTAHGVLMALIFTTYFIVGFIFSGVARTTGGSLHGAALKFGWAGWILMTLGTLMAVVTILMNEASVLYTFYAPLKASPYFYIGSALLVVGSWLAGFGVFASYRKWKRENKGKTSPLFLYMGVTTYILWITATIPVAVEVLFQLIPWSLGLVPTINVMLSRTLFWFFGHPLVYFWLLPAYMAWYVCLPRIIGGHVFSDSLSRLAFICLLLFSIPVGFHHQLMEPGISPAWKMIHVTLTLIVVIPSLMTAFSMFAIFETTGRKKGGVGLFGWFKKLPWTDVRFFAPFVGMLFFIPGGAGGIINASNQINAVVHNTIWVTGHFHITVGAAVALTFFGVSFWLIPALTGRQLTKTANRMGMVQTVFWAVGMFLMSLAMHTMGLQGAPRRTDYTTYMDHPLALGWMDYQRVMAFGGGLLFVSAILLIAILLYLTFYAPKGNTEYPIAETETTQEVPKILERWPVWVGLVAFLIILAYGYPIMEQIQHQAPGSPPFVTW is encoded by the coding sequence ATGGTAATCGCACGGAAGATCGACGATACACTCCCCCATGTTCCGGTTCAGCGTTCTGCGGCAAGTCTTAGTTTGGCCTATGTGTGGGTAGCTTATATTGCATTTGGTTTGGCAGCTGTGGCAGGGATGGTACAGGGCATGGTTCGCGGTGGAATCATGGAACTGCCGAGCTGGACAAATTACTATCAAATTTTGACCGCTCATGGCGTGTTGATGGCACTTATTTTTACCACGTACTTCATCGTTGGATTTATTTTCTCAGGAGTCGCCCGCACAACAGGTGGTTCCTTGCACGGAGCCGCTCTGAAATTTGGATGGGCCGGCTGGATTCTCATGACGCTTGGGACGTTGATGGCTGTTGTCACCATTCTGATGAATGAAGCCTCTGTCCTTTATACATTCTACGCACCACTGAAAGCATCTCCGTACTTTTACATTGGTTCTGCCTTGCTTGTAGTTGGCAGCTGGCTGGCGGGATTCGGGGTTTTTGCCAGCTATCGCAAATGGAAACGCGAAAATAAAGGAAAAACGTCTCCGCTTTTCCTCTATATGGGCGTCACTACTTACATCCTGTGGATTACTGCGACGATTCCTGTAGCGGTGGAGGTTCTGTTCCAACTCATCCCGTGGTCACTCGGGCTGGTTCCAACGATTAATGTCATGCTTAGCCGTACGCTGTTCTGGTTTTTCGGTCATCCGCTCGTTTATTTCTGGCTATTGCCTGCTTATATGGCGTGGTATGTATGTTTGCCAAGAATCATCGGCGGTCACGTCTTCAGTGATTCGCTTAGTCGACTCGCTTTTATCTGCCTGCTGTTGTTCTCGATTCCTGTCGGGTTCCACCACCAATTGATGGAGCCGGGAATCTCACCAGCATGGAAAATGATCCACGTTACACTGACGCTGATTGTTGTAATCCCATCCTTGATGACAGCATTTTCGATGTTTGCCATCTTTGAAACGACTGGACGCAAAAAAGGCGGAGTTGGACTTTTCGGTTGGTTCAAAAAACTGCCTTGGACAGATGTACGTTTCTTTGCTCCATTTGTAGGGATGCTGTTCTTCATTCCTGGCGGAGCTGGGGGAATTATTAACGCAAGTAACCAAATTAACGCGGTCGTGCACAATACGATTTGGGTTACTGGTCACTTCCACATCACTGTAGGAGCAGCTGTTGCGCTCACCTTCTTCGGTGTCAGTTTTTGGCTGATTCCAGCATTGACCGGACGGCAGTTGACCAAGACTGCGAATCGGATGGGAATGGTGCAAACGGTATTTTGGGCAGTAGGCATGTTCTTGATGTCGCTCGCCATGCACACAATGGGCTTGCAAGGGGCTCCACGCCGCACAGATTACACGACGTATATGGACCACCCATTAGCTTTGGGCTGGATGGATTATCAACGTGTAATGGCGTTTGGTGGCGGACTGCTGTTCGTATCCGCGATTCTCTTGATTGCGATCTTGCTTTATCTGACTTTCTACGCACCAAAGGGAAATACGGAATATCCGATTGCCGAGACAGAGACAACGCAAGAGGTTCCAAAAATTTTGGAGCGTTGGCCTGTATGGGTTGGACTTGTGGCCTTCCTGATTATTCTCGCTTACGGTTATCCGATCATGGAACAAATTCAGCACCAAGCACCAGGCTCGCCGCCTTTTGTGACTTGGTAG
- a CDS encoding cytochrome c oxidase subunit II, translated as MHLHRYEKIWLMLGAGGLALFIVLLCVNAFAMGMAPPSNMEMIDPEKVTETPPFDKPGLKQVGDNEYDAYMTAFAFGFAPTKMEIPVGATVNFHVTSPDVIHGFQIPETNINFMVLPGHISSATHTFDEPGEYLILCNEYCGAGHQVMATTIIVK; from the coding sequence ATGCATTTGCATCGATATGAAAAAATCTGGTTGATGCTCGGCGCAGGCGGTTTGGCCTTATTTATTGTATTGTTGTGCGTCAATGCGTTTGCCATGGGGATGGCTCCGCCAAGTAATATGGAAATGATTGATCCGGAGAAGGTTACCGAGACGCCTCCTTTTGATAAACCAGGCTTGAAACAGGTAGGAGACAACGAATACGACGCTTACATGACAGCATTTGCGTTCGGCTTCGCTCCGACCAAGATGGAAATACCAGTCGGCGCAACGGTGAATTTCCACGTCACGAGTCCAGACGTTATTCACGGATTCCAGATTCCAGAGACCAACATCAACTTCATGGTTCTGCCTGGACACATCAGCTCGGCAACACACACATTTGACGAGCCAGGCGAGTATTTGATCCTTTGTAACGAATACTGTGGCGCAGGTCATCAGGTAATGGCGACCACGATTATTGTGAAATAA
- a CDS encoding response regulator transcription factor, translating into MTIRVLIADDHAIVRSGLGMLINAQEDMEVVGYAADGKEACEKAWEIRPDVVLMDLSMPPGENGLTATARLKETAPDIQVLVLTMHDDEEYLFRVLQAGAAGYILKSAPDLDLITAIRSVNQGMAYLYPSATKSLIEEFLQMVKNGEEQAKYDILTDREKEVLVLIAKGFSNKEIAEQLTVSVKTVESHKAHIMEKLHLRTRPDLVRYAIKKGWLDFE; encoded by the coding sequence ATGACCATTCGCGTCTTGATCGCTGATGATCATGCGATTGTACGCTCTGGGCTGGGGATGCTGATCAACGCCCAAGAGGACATGGAAGTCGTCGGTTATGCAGCTGACGGAAAAGAGGCATGTGAAAAAGCATGGGAAATCCGACCCGATGTCGTCTTGATGGATTTGAGCATGCCGCCTGGGGAAAACGGCTTGACAGCAACCGCACGATTGAAGGAAACGGCACCAGACATTCAGGTGCTCGTGCTTACGATGCATGATGACGAGGAATACTTGTTTCGGGTACTGCAAGCCGGTGCTGCCGGCTATATTTTAAAAAGCGCCCCCGACCTCGATTTGATCACGGCGATCCGTTCGGTCAATCAAGGCATGGCGTATTTGTATCCATCTGCGACGAAATCTCTGATCGAGGAATTTTTGCAAATGGTCAAGAACGGTGAGGAGCAGGCCAAGTACGACATCCTGACTGATCGGGAAAAAGAAGTGCTAGTCTTGATTGCAAAGGGCTTTAGTAACAAGGAAATTGCCGAGCAGCTCACTGTTTCCGTCAAGACGGTAGAATCTCATAAAGCGCACATTATGGAAAAGCTCCACCTGCGTACGCGGCCTGATTTGGTGCGGTATGCGATTAAGAAGGGCTGGCTGGATTTTGAGTAG
- a CDS encoding cytochrome c oxidase subunit 2A: METQVDKAAKGKKSKSSKLQTDQEDLKGTFVAVLIVGGIILVGWLGVFGLFLDRA; the protein is encoded by the coding sequence ATGGAGACGCAAGTAGACAAAGCGGCGAAAGGCAAAAAATCAAAATCCAGCAAGCTGCAAACGGACCAGGAAGACTTGAAGGGAACGTTTGTCGCGGTTCTGATCGTCGGAGGTATTATTCTAGTCGGTTGGTTGGGTGTATTCGGGCTTTTCCTGGATAGGGCGTAA
- a CDS encoding GNAT family N-acetyltransferase: MPSTTPFPARSARLVFQPVTEHDFPELLTVYNSNPDYMDFAFGQRIVTIQTVADDHQDNLAFADSYSFSIREVHGTEIIGIAQFILNNPRDNNPWLGLIMLHSAYQRHGYAREFLDTLIAWYRENGYTSLHLAVLEKNSRVVPFYERYGFVIYEERETEKLGRVICMQYTI; encoded by the coding sequence ATGCCAAGCACTACTCCCTTCCCAGCCCGTAGCGCTCGATTGGTTTTTCAGCCCGTCACGGAACACGATTTCCCCGAGCTGCTAACGGTGTACAATTCAAACCCCGATTATATGGATTTTGCCTTTGGACAACGGATCGTCACTATACAGACAGTAGCAGATGACCATCAAGATAATCTGGCGTTTGCGGACTCCTATAGCTTTTCGATAAGAGAAGTACACGGTACCGAGATCATTGGGATCGCCCAGTTCATTTTAAACAATCCCCGCGATAATAACCCTTGGCTCGGCCTTATCATGCTGCACAGCGCCTACCAGCGTCACGGTTACGCTAGAGAATTTCTGGATACGTTAATTGCCTGGTACCGGGAAAACGGCTACACCTCTCTGCATTTGGCCGTTTTGGAGAAGAATAGCCGGGTCGTGCCTTTTTACGAGAGATATGGCTTTGTTATCTACGAGGAAAGAGAGACGGAAAAGCTCGGTCGCGTCATCTGTATGCAATACACGATCTAG
- a CDS encoding SDR family NAD(P)-dependent oxidoreductase: protein MKYTDNIVIVTGGGQGIGRAIATMYAAEGAHVVIAEYNRAAGEETTSLINTTEAVKGTAHFEHMDVSVPAQIEHLMRTVDERWGRLDVLINNAGLSVWESPYELTVEAWDHILNTNLRSVFLASREAAKIMRRHGGGAILNLCSTRAHMSEPHSEAYAASKGGILSLTHALGVSLGPDGIRVNAISPGWIEHRDYAALRPGDHAQHPAGRVGTPDDIARACLFLTQKDNDFITGTELIVDGGMTRKMIYQP from the coding sequence ATGAAATACACGGATAACATTGTCATCGTCACTGGCGGTGGCCAAGGCATTGGACGGGCTATTGCTACTATGTATGCTGCCGAAGGAGCACATGTCGTCATCGCCGAATACAATCGCGCTGCGGGAGAAGAAACTACCTCGCTAATCAACACGACAGAAGCAGTGAAAGGCACGGCACACTTTGAGCACATGGACGTCAGCGTTCCAGCGCAGATCGAACATTTAATGAGAACCGTCGATGAACGCTGGGGGCGGCTCGATGTTTTGATCAACAACGCGGGCTTGTCCGTTTGGGAATCTCCCTATGAACTGACCGTCGAAGCGTGGGACCATATCTTGAATACAAATTTGCGCAGTGTCTTTCTCGCATCGAGAGAAGCAGCCAAAATCATGCGTCGCCATGGCGGAGGCGCAATCCTTAATCTTTGTTCGACGCGGGCGCACATGTCCGAGCCACACTCAGAGGCATACGCGGCTTCCAAAGGAGGCATTTTATCATTAACACATGCGCTTGGTGTCTCACTCGGTCCCGATGGAATTCGTGTCAACGCGATCTCTCCCGGCTGGATTGAACACCGCGATTATGCCGCTCTTCGCCCCGGGGATCATGCCCAGCATCCGGCAGGTCGCGTAGGTACACCCGATGATATTGCCCGTGCGTGCCTATTTTTGACGCAAAAAGACAACGATTTCATTACGGGTACTGAACTGATTGTAGATGGCGGAATGACCCGCAAGATGATATACCAGCCATAA
- the yunB gene encoding sporulation protein YunB, which translates to MRLRRGGWKRRRRRIFAGLLLIIVVLIVLFIVVERRVEPTLMLIAQAKAEQVAKLAITDAVTKRMSQQGLDVNEVVIMEKDKNGSIKAVNFNFKEYSRIVGETTARIQNRLKEFEQEHVQTTIPLGLATKNVFLEHFGPDIPVSFVPIGAVKTKLETGLKQAGINMVLVTVYIHVEVDLRVIIPFATKQQTVTTQIPVSEALIVGKVPTYLYDNPSGKPDVPMPRNNEIPTQP; encoded by the coding sequence GTGCGCTTGAGAAGGGGAGGATGGAAAAGACGTAGAAGGAGAATTTTCGCTGGGCTCCTGCTGATTATTGTTGTATTGATCGTTTTGTTTATCGTTGTGGAACGCAGGGTAGAGCCGACGTTGATGTTGATTGCCCAGGCCAAGGCAGAGCAGGTCGCCAAGCTAGCCATTACCGATGCAGTCACCAAACGCATGTCCCAGCAGGGTCTCGATGTCAACGAAGTCGTCATCATGGAGAAAGACAAGAATGGCAGCATCAAAGCGGTGAATTTCAACTTCAAAGAGTATTCCCGGATTGTGGGGGAAACGACAGCCCGTATTCAAAATCGCTTGAAGGAATTCGAGCAAGAGCACGTCCAGACAACCATACCACTAGGCTTGGCTACCAAAAACGTCTTTCTGGAGCACTTTGGGCCTGATATTCCGGTGTCGTTCGTTCCGATTGGAGCCGTCAAAACGAAGCTGGAAACAGGCCTGAAGCAAGCCGGAATCAATATGGTGCTGGTGACTGTCTACATTCACGTCGAAGTCGATTTGCGGGTCATTATCCCGTTTGCGACCAAGCAACAGACGGTCACCACACAAATCCCAGTCTCCGAAGCCCTGATCGTCGGCAAAGTACCGACTTATTTGTACGACAACCCGTCAGGCAAGCCCGATGTGCCGATGCCACGAAACAACGAAATCCCAACCCAGCCGTGA
- a CDS encoding copper amine oxidase N-terminal domain-containing protein, giving the protein MKTIRTGMMTIAALAVLGTSVVSATSEPVKELSVNINGQAIAQDAIFDKGQQTVLVPLRPVAEALGFKVSWNDKEKAAEVQRGAITSYAKEGEDRYPFAKMYKTLGAEPRVLNGSTYVPVKFVDEILQAEVNVTDDAVTVVEDEIAPMRTGTITNINKSDKGYSVTLNIYESGIILHLTEDTKITDEAGKVLKPEDLKLGMAVDATTEKFMAMSLPPQTSALSITVKGGLETQDVLGTAGKVASISADKDGNYKMLVEGRGITKTSQEKINLNITEKTVIINARDNKVLSPAELKEDMQVVAFYGPMMTKSLPPIGTAEKIVVE; this is encoded by the coding sequence ATGAAAACAATCCGTACAGGAATGATGACAATCGCGGCACTGGCCGTTTTGGGAACTAGCGTGGTATCTGCAACCTCCGAACCAGTAAAAGAACTTTCCGTTAACATTAACGGTCAAGCAATCGCACAAGATGCGATCTTCGATAAAGGTCAGCAAACCGTACTGGTTCCACTTCGTCCTGTTGCTGAAGCTCTCGGCTTCAAAGTAAGCTGGAACGACAAGGAAAAAGCAGCAGAAGTGCAAAGAGGCGCGATCACCAGCTACGCAAAAGAAGGAGAGGATCGCTATCCTTTCGCAAAAATGTACAAAACGCTGGGAGCAGAGCCGCGTGTACTGAATGGCAGTACCTATGTGCCAGTTAAATTCGTGGACGAAATCCTGCAAGCAGAAGTGAATGTAACCGATGATGCCGTGACTGTAGTTGAGGACGAAATCGCTCCTATGCGCACAGGTACCATTACGAACATCAACAAATCCGATAAAGGCTACTCGGTTACACTGAACATCTATGAATCTGGCATCATCCTGCACCTGACGGAAGACACCAAAATTACGGATGAAGCTGGTAAAGTGCTGAAGCCAGAAGACTTGAAGCTGGGTATGGCAGTAGATGCTACAACCGAAAAATTCATGGCAATGAGCTTGCCGCCACAAACGAGTGCGCTCAGCATCACGGTAAAAGGCGGTCTGGAGACTCAGGACGTCCTGGGAACAGCGGGAAAAGTAGCGAGCATCTCTGCTGACAAAGATGGCAACTACAAAATGCTCGTAGAGGGTCGCGGTATTACCAAAACCTCCCAAGAAAAAATCAACCTGAACATTACCGAGAAAACGGTGATTATCAATGCGCGAGACAATAAAGTACTCTCGCCAGCTGAGCTGAAAGAGGATATGCAAGTAGTTGCCTTCTACGGCCCAATGATGACGAAGAGCCTGCCGCCTATCGGCACTGCTGAGAAAATCGTAGTAGAGTAA